The proteins below are encoded in one region of Periplaneta americana isolate PAMFEO1 chromosome 11, P.americana_PAMFEO1_priV1, whole genome shotgun sequence:
- the LOC138708958 gene encoding mesoderm induction early response protein 1 isoform X2: MREVCNHRRCKERRVSGLNIRSLAHPNHGAGVASYCSTVDKEFDPPVEMMVNDFDDERTLDEEEALEGSEDPQIELSNLQREGDMPLEELLAMYGYGDPTAENLQSSSSEMSNQEMALENDDIARDMLEEDCDDKNGQTDLQQLYINMPEKESEENAGTSRLLRLSRPQSEEEEEDYDYSPDEEEWRKTIMVGSDYQAGIPEGLCKYDDALPYENEDKLLWNPSSLTERDVEDFLVKAQEPLVNNAQGVNAIPTGTHTRDDEQALYLLLQCGYNVEEALRRRRMNVVPPTDTMSLWSEEECRNFENGLRSYGKDFHLIQQNKVRTRSVGELVQFYYLWKKTERHDIFANKARLEKKKYTLHPGITDYMDRFLEEQESGTVTHRDRSSSPNIHCLIYGDPKRHRVQENAAGETVTHPSSISYSGDPLSDLANHLDKESLESLVNLAATAAGGMDSGNVDTRGDLEDGGSTSGATAVTQASSAPLNSVEMAFSSTTVTTPTLLASTDTSSHATESVAQ; the protein is encoded by the exons ATGCGAGAAGTGTGTAACCATAGGAGGTGTAAAGAAAGAAGAGTCAGTGGACTAAATATCAGATCTCTAGCACATCCAAATCATG GAGCTGGGGTCGCCAGCTACTGCAGCACAGTGGATAAAGAATTTGATCCTCCTGTGGAGATGATGGTGAATGATTTTGATGATGAAAGAACATTGGATGAAGAAGAAGCATTGGAAGGATCAGAAGACCCTCAAATTGAACTTTCTAACCTGCAGAGAGAAGGTGATATGCCATTAGAAGAATTGCTAGCCATGTACGGATACGGCGACCCTACAGCTGAGAATTTGCAATCAAGTAGTTCAGAAATGTCAAACCAAGAAATGGCACTTGAGAATGATGATATTGCGAGAGACATGTTAGAGGAGGACTGTGATGATAAGAATGGTCAAACTGATTTGCAGCAGTTATATATCAACATGCCTGAGAAGGAGTCTGAAGAGAATGCTGGCACATCGCGATTGTTGCGGTTGTCTCGACCTCAGagtgaggaagaggaggaggattaTGACTATAGTCCAGATGAGGAGGAATGGCGTAAGACTATCATGGTGGGAAGTGATTATCAAGCAGGAATTCCTGAAGGACTTTGTAAGTATGATGATGCTCTGCCTTACGAAAATGAAGACAAGTTGTTGTGGAATCCGAGTTCTTTGACAGAACGCGATGTGGAGGACTTTCTCGTGAAAGCACAGGAACCGCTTGTGAACAATGCGCAGGGAGTGAATGCCATACCTACAGGGACTCATACAAGGGATGACGAACAAGCTCTCTACCTGCTGTTGCAGTGTGGTTACAATGTCGAAGAAGCCTTGAGAAGAAGACGCATGAATGTTGTGCCACCAACTGATACCATGAGTCTGTGGTCTGAAGAGGAGTGCAGAAATTTTGAGAATGGCCTTCGCAGTTATGGTAAAGATTTTCATCTAATCCAACAAAACAAGGTGAGAACACGATCAGTTGGGGAACTTGTACAATTTTATTACCTGTGGAAGAAGACAGAACGACATGACATTTTTGCCAATAAGGCAAGATTGGAGAAGAAGAAGTACACTTTACATCCAGGTATTACGGATTACATGGATAGGTTCCTCGAGGAACAAGAGAGTGGTACTGTTACTCACAGAGATAGGAGCTCTTCTCCCAACATCCACTGCCTTATATATGGAGACCCCAAGCGTCATAGAGTGCAGGAAAATGCTGCAGGGGAAACCGTGACGCACCCCTCATCAATATCTTATTCTGGAGATCCGTTGAGTGATCTTGCAAACCATCTTGATAAAGAGAGTTTGGAGTCTCTTGTGAACTTGGCAGCAACTGCTGCTGGAGGAATGGACAGTGGAAATGTGGACACAAGGGGAGACTTAGAGGATGGGGGCTCTACATCTGGTGCTACTGCAGTTACACAAGCGAGCAGTGCTCCATTGAACAGTGTCGAGATGGCATTCTCCAGCACAACTGTCACCACGCCTACTTTGCTCGCCTCAACAGATACCTCGTCTCACGCCACAGAATCTGTCGCTCAGTGA
- the LOC138708958 gene encoding mesoderm induction early response protein 1 isoform X3, with protein sequence MTEFQHLKKLDKLISPQCFVPAPPAGAGVASYCSTVDKEFDPPVEMMVNDFDDERTLDEEEALEGSEDPQIELSNLQREGDMPLEELLAMYGYGDPTAENLQSSSSEMSNQEMALENDDIARDMLEEDCDDKNGQTDLQQLYINMPEKESEENAGTSRLLRLSRPQSEEEEEDYDYSPDEEEWRKTIMVGSDYQAGIPEGLCKYDDALPYENEDKLLWNPSSLTERDVEDFLVKAQEPLVNNAQGVNAIPTGTHTRDDEQALYLLLQCGYNVEEALRRRRMNVVPPTDTMSLWSEEECRNFENGLRSYGKDFHLIQQNKVRTRSVGELVQFYYLWKKTERHDIFANKARLEKKKYTLHPGITDYMDRFLEEQESGTVTHRDRSSSPNIHCLIYGDPKRHRVQENAAGETVTHPSSISYSGDPLSDLANHLDKESLESLVNLAATAAGGMDSGNVDTRGDLEDGGSTSGATAVTQASSAPLNSVEMAFSSTTVTTPTLLASTDTSSHATESVAQ encoded by the exons ATGACTGAATTTCAACATTTGAAGAAGCTAGATAAACTCATATCTCCACAGTGTTTTGTGCCGGCACCTCCAGCTG GAGCTGGGGTCGCCAGCTACTGCAGCACAGTGGATAAAGAATTTGATCCTCCTGTGGAGATGATGGTGAATGATTTTGATGATGAAAGAACATTGGATGAAGAAGAAGCATTGGAAGGATCAGAAGACCCTCAAATTGAACTTTCTAACCTGCAGAGAGAAGGTGATATGCCATTAGAAGAATTGCTAGCCATGTACGGATACGGCGACCCTACAGCTGAGAATTTGCAATCAAGTAGTTCAGAAATGTCAAACCAAGAAATGGCACTTGAGAATGATGATATTGCGAGAGACATGTTAGAGGAGGACTGTGATGATAAGAATGGTCAAACTGATTTGCAGCAGTTATATATCAACATGCCTGAGAAGGAGTCTGAAGAGAATGCTGGCACATCGCGATTGTTGCGGTTGTCTCGACCTCAGagtgaggaagaggaggaggattaTGACTATAGTCCAGATGAGGAGGAATGGCGTAAGACTATCATGGTGGGAAGTGATTATCAAGCAGGAATTCCTGAAGGACTTTGTAAGTATGATGATGCTCTGCCTTACGAAAATGAAGACAAGTTGTTGTGGAATCCGAGTTCTTTGACAGAACGCGATGTGGAGGACTTTCTCGTGAAAGCACAGGAACCGCTTGTGAACAATGCGCAGGGAGTGAATGCCATACCTACAGGGACTCATACAAGGGATGACGAACAAGCTCTCTACCTGCTGTTGCAGTGTGGTTACAATGTCGAAGAAGCCTTGAGAAGAAGACGCATGAATGTTGTGCCACCAACTGATACCATGAGTCTGTGGTCTGAAGAGGAGTGCAGAAATTTTGAGAATGGCCTTCGCAGTTATGGTAAAGATTTTCATCTAATCCAACAAAACAAGGTGAGAACACGATCAGTTGGGGAACTTGTACAATTTTATTACCTGTGGAAGAAGACAGAACGACATGACATTTTTGCCAATAAGGCAAGATTGGAGAAGAAGAAGTACACTTTACATCCAGGTATTACGGATTACATGGATAGGTTCCTCGAGGAACAAGAGAGTGGTACTGTTACTCACAGAGATAGGAGCTCTTCTCCCAACATCCACTGCCTTATATATGGAGACCCCAAGCGTCATAGAGTGCAGGAAAATGCTGCAGGGGAAACCGTGACGCACCCCTCATCAATATCTTATTCTGGAGATCCGTTGAGTGATCTTGCAAACCATCTTGATAAAGAGAGTTTGGAGTCTCTTGTGAACTTGGCAGCAACTGCTGCTGGAGGAATGGACAGTGGAAATGTGGACACAAGGGGAGACTTAGAGGATGGGGGCTCTACATCTGGTGCTACTGCAGTTACACAAGCGAGCAGTGCTCCATTGAACAGTGTCGAGATGGCATTCTCCAGCACAACTGTCACCACGCCTACTTTGCTCGCCTCAACAGATACCTCGTCTCACGCCACAGAATCTGTCGCTCAGTGA
- the LOC138708958 gene encoding mesoderm induction early response protein 1 isoform X1, whose translation MREVCNHRRCKERRVSGLNIRSLAHPNHGEGAGVASYCSTVDKEFDPPVEMMVNDFDDERTLDEEEALEGSEDPQIELSNLQREGDMPLEELLAMYGYGDPTAENLQSSSSEMSNQEMALENDDIARDMLEEDCDDKNGQTDLQQLYINMPEKESEENAGTSRLLRLSRPQSEEEEEDYDYSPDEEEWRKTIMVGSDYQAGIPEGLCKYDDALPYENEDKLLWNPSSLTERDVEDFLVKAQEPLVNNAQGVNAIPTGTHTRDDEQALYLLLQCGYNVEEALRRRRMNVVPPTDTMSLWSEEECRNFENGLRSYGKDFHLIQQNKVRTRSVGELVQFYYLWKKTERHDIFANKARLEKKKYTLHPGITDYMDRFLEEQESGTVTHRDRSSSPNIHCLIYGDPKRHRVQENAAGETVTHPSSISYSGDPLSDLANHLDKESLESLVNLAATAAGGMDSGNVDTRGDLEDGGSTSGATAVTQASSAPLNSVEMAFSSTTVTTPTLLASTDTSSHATESVAQ comes from the exons ATGCGAGAAGTGTGTAACCATAGGAGGTGTAAAGAAAGAAGAGTCAGTGGACTAAATATCAGATCTCTAGCACATCCAAATCATGGTGAGG GAGCTGGGGTCGCCAGCTACTGCAGCACAGTGGATAAAGAATTTGATCCTCCTGTGGAGATGATGGTGAATGATTTTGATGATGAAAGAACATTGGATGAAGAAGAAGCATTGGAAGGATCAGAAGACCCTCAAATTGAACTTTCTAACCTGCAGAGAGAAGGTGATATGCCATTAGAAGAATTGCTAGCCATGTACGGATACGGCGACCCTACAGCTGAGAATTTGCAATCAAGTAGTTCAGAAATGTCAAACCAAGAAATGGCACTTGAGAATGATGATATTGCGAGAGACATGTTAGAGGAGGACTGTGATGATAAGAATGGTCAAACTGATTTGCAGCAGTTATATATCAACATGCCTGAGAAGGAGTCTGAAGAGAATGCTGGCACATCGCGATTGTTGCGGTTGTCTCGACCTCAGagtgaggaagaggaggaggattaTGACTATAGTCCAGATGAGGAGGAATGGCGTAAGACTATCATGGTGGGAAGTGATTATCAAGCAGGAATTCCTGAAGGACTTTGTAAGTATGATGATGCTCTGCCTTACGAAAATGAAGACAAGTTGTTGTGGAATCCGAGTTCTTTGACAGAACGCGATGTGGAGGACTTTCTCGTGAAAGCACAGGAACCGCTTGTGAACAATGCGCAGGGAGTGAATGCCATACCTACAGGGACTCATACAAGGGATGACGAACAAGCTCTCTACCTGCTGTTGCAGTGTGGTTACAATGTCGAAGAAGCCTTGAGAAGAAGACGCATGAATGTTGTGCCACCAACTGATACCATGAGTCTGTGGTCTGAAGAGGAGTGCAGAAATTTTGAGAATGGCCTTCGCAGTTATGGTAAAGATTTTCATCTAATCCAACAAAACAAGGTGAGAACACGATCAGTTGGGGAACTTGTACAATTTTATTACCTGTGGAAGAAGACAGAACGACATGACATTTTTGCCAATAAGGCAAGATTGGAGAAGAAGAAGTACACTTTACATCCAGGTATTACGGATTACATGGATAGGTTCCTCGAGGAACAAGAGAGTGGTACTGTTACTCACAGAGATAGGAGCTCTTCTCCCAACATCCACTGCCTTATATATGGAGACCCCAAGCGTCATAGAGTGCAGGAAAATGCTGCAGGGGAAACCGTGACGCACCCCTCATCAATATCTTATTCTGGAGATCCGTTGAGTGATCTTGCAAACCATCTTGATAAAGAGAGTTTGGAGTCTCTTGTGAACTTGGCAGCAACTGCTGCTGGAGGAATGGACAGTGGAAATGTGGACACAAGGGGAGACTTAGAGGATGGGGGCTCTACATCTGGTGCTACTGCAGTTACACAAGCGAGCAGTGCTCCATTGAACAGTGTCGAGATGGCATTCTCCAGCACAACTGTCACCACGCCTACTTTGCTCGCCTCAACAGATACCTCGTCTCACGCCACAGAATCTGTCGCTCAGTGA
- the LOC138708958 gene encoding mesoderm induction early response protein 1 isoform X4 — protein MMVNDFDDERTLDEEEALEGSEDPQIELSNLQREGDMPLEELLAMYGYGDPTAENLQSSSSEMSNQEMALENDDIARDMLEEDCDDKNGQTDLQQLYINMPEKESEENAGTSRLLRLSRPQSEEEEEDYDYSPDEEEWRKTIMVGSDYQAGIPEGLCKYDDALPYENEDKLLWNPSSLTERDVEDFLVKAQEPLVNNAQGVNAIPTGTHTRDDEQALYLLLQCGYNVEEALRRRRMNVVPPTDTMSLWSEEECRNFENGLRSYGKDFHLIQQNKVRTRSVGELVQFYYLWKKTERHDIFANKARLEKKKYTLHPGITDYMDRFLEEQESGTVTHRDRSSSPNIHCLIYGDPKRHRVQENAAGETVTHPSSISYSGDPLSDLANHLDKESLESLVNLAATAAGGMDSGNVDTRGDLEDGGSTSGATAVTQASSAPLNSVEMAFSSTTVTTPTLLASTDTSSHATESVAQ, from the coding sequence ATGATGGTGAATGATTTTGATGATGAAAGAACATTGGATGAAGAAGAAGCATTGGAAGGATCAGAAGACCCTCAAATTGAACTTTCTAACCTGCAGAGAGAAGGTGATATGCCATTAGAAGAATTGCTAGCCATGTACGGATACGGCGACCCTACAGCTGAGAATTTGCAATCAAGTAGTTCAGAAATGTCAAACCAAGAAATGGCACTTGAGAATGATGATATTGCGAGAGACATGTTAGAGGAGGACTGTGATGATAAGAATGGTCAAACTGATTTGCAGCAGTTATATATCAACATGCCTGAGAAGGAGTCTGAAGAGAATGCTGGCACATCGCGATTGTTGCGGTTGTCTCGACCTCAGagtgaggaagaggaggaggattaTGACTATAGTCCAGATGAGGAGGAATGGCGTAAGACTATCATGGTGGGAAGTGATTATCAAGCAGGAATTCCTGAAGGACTTTGTAAGTATGATGATGCTCTGCCTTACGAAAATGAAGACAAGTTGTTGTGGAATCCGAGTTCTTTGACAGAACGCGATGTGGAGGACTTTCTCGTGAAAGCACAGGAACCGCTTGTGAACAATGCGCAGGGAGTGAATGCCATACCTACAGGGACTCATACAAGGGATGACGAACAAGCTCTCTACCTGCTGTTGCAGTGTGGTTACAATGTCGAAGAAGCCTTGAGAAGAAGACGCATGAATGTTGTGCCACCAACTGATACCATGAGTCTGTGGTCTGAAGAGGAGTGCAGAAATTTTGAGAATGGCCTTCGCAGTTATGGTAAAGATTTTCATCTAATCCAACAAAACAAGGTGAGAACACGATCAGTTGGGGAACTTGTACAATTTTATTACCTGTGGAAGAAGACAGAACGACATGACATTTTTGCCAATAAGGCAAGATTGGAGAAGAAGAAGTACACTTTACATCCAGGTATTACGGATTACATGGATAGGTTCCTCGAGGAACAAGAGAGTGGTACTGTTACTCACAGAGATAGGAGCTCTTCTCCCAACATCCACTGCCTTATATATGGAGACCCCAAGCGTCATAGAGTGCAGGAAAATGCTGCAGGGGAAACCGTGACGCACCCCTCATCAATATCTTATTCTGGAGATCCGTTGAGTGATCTTGCAAACCATCTTGATAAAGAGAGTTTGGAGTCTCTTGTGAACTTGGCAGCAACTGCTGCTGGAGGAATGGACAGTGGAAATGTGGACACAAGGGGAGACTTAGAGGATGGGGGCTCTACATCTGGTGCTACTGCAGTTACACAAGCGAGCAGTGCTCCATTGAACAGTGTCGAGATGGCATTCTCCAGCACAACTGTCACCACGCCTACTTTGCTCGCCTCAACAGATACCTCGTCTCACGCCACAGAATCTGTCGCTCAGTGA